Sequence from the Alosa sapidissima isolate fAloSap1 chromosome 21, fAloSap1.pri, whole genome shotgun sequence genome:
atgcacacacacacataaaacacacacacacaaagacatataaacacacactacacatgcacatgcacatacacgcacacacacgacgcacacaaacaccctcacacacatgcacccacacaaacacacctacatacacaaacacacacaaaaaaactaacttgcatgcaggcgcacacactcaataaacacacagaagcagacatacacaaaaacaaccacacactctgcacacactcaataacaaacacacaaaaaagaaataagttggaaatgaacacaatttgacaagcgtgacttatttttgtggaaaaaatgtgatggactgggtggcggtcatattttgtaccgctctccggtacatctagtttagagACAAAAATGTACTGGTTGTAAACACTTTCGCCTAAATCCAAAAAATCCCATTCATTTGAATGGGAAATCTACATAAACTCTATCTGGAGAGTAATTTCTTGATTAGCTTGCTTGGCCCTCGAACCAAAAATGTTCTATAAACCCCTATCTTCCATTTAGAAATGAAATTAAAACTTTTGCATCAATTTGAAATGACTGAGAGCCTAGGCACCCCACTATTAGTCTAGGTCCTGGGTAAGATTTGTATGCACTTCATTTAGCGGAGAATATCTCAACTGTTATAGACTAATATGACCCCATTGAACAACATGGGATGTGTGCCAAAATCTCTACCCGGGACGAAAGTTCTAAAAATGACCACAGTAGGTGATAGGAGAACGAAACAAGTGAAGTCGATTCAGTTATTCAGAGACACcagctagcctggctaacgccagaCACCAGAAACGAGCGAAAAATCATGACGCAGCAGCttcatggtttcactttctgTTCAGTGTTCTGAAAATGGTGGAATGCTAAAACACTGGCTAAAGacttaaacaacattttgaAGTAAGCGATGTGTTTGTCTTTTGTGTAGGTGGTCTTCCTGTGAGATGGTCTAGCTTGATTCAGCAATTATTTTTTCTTTAGACCTACGTTGCGTCACTCAGATCATATTAACCGTGGTCAGCACATGCGAGTAGCCTAACACAGACGCTGAACTAGAGGCCAAGAATCATTGAAGAAAATGTTGGAAGAATCTGGACCGAGCTGGCTATCGGAAGAAGTCAAAACTGGGGTATGTAATCTTACtattacaaaattaaaagtagcctacagaaaaagTTTATTTACTGTTGCTTAGTAGGCTATAGACTTGCATTATAGTTGCAAGCGCAGACGCTACAATATTTATGGATATGCCTAATGAATCGCGTAACTCCCTCACAGTGAATCTGTTTTGTTCGCAGACTACGATCATAGGAGTTGAATTTGATGGAGGCATCGTGTTAGGCTCTGACTCTCGCGTTTCTGCAGGGTAAATATGTCGCAGCAATATTGTTTTTAAGTGCCCCTAGTCTATGTCCTACAAACTTGAGAACGCCTTCAACTCCACCTCTCTAAGCTAGTCTAGGTCATTTAATGAGCAACAtcatacagtgtttcccacataatttaattctatttgtggtggtagttttgcagaattaacttgaatgcaagtttttaacaaattagcgcagcgtggttatgatgttAACCATATTTAAGCatgtagtacaacctggaaaatcattgtgtggtggtcaatgttgatattgtggtgggtcgccacaaataagtcaatgtatgggaaacactgtcataCATTGGAAGGATGCCAGCTTGCTTTACATTTAAGCTTTAAAAATAACTTATTTACAGATGCAGAAATGTAATTTATAATGTAAGTGTTTACTTTTTGCTGCTGACTTTCTCCCATGaattctctttcacacacacacacgctcgcattTTTTACAGCGCGTCAGTGGTGAACCGAGTAATGAATAAGCTCTCCCTCCTCCATGATAAGATCTACTGTGCCCTCTCTGGATCTGCTGCTGATGCCCAGACCATTGCTGAGATTGTCAACTACCAACTGGATGTGCACAGGTGTGTAATTTCATTATTCTCAGGACATACTAAGGTCATGCATGTCATATTGATCTTCAGTTTATCTCTGCATTAAGAAATGGGCATCCTGAATGTAAATTGCCATGTTAATGAGACTATGCGTGGTAAGCACATCACATAAGATGATGAAAACAAAGGTGCCAGGTAGGTACCAAACAGGGCATATTTGCTTTTTAATACTTCTTTCTTGCTTTAAATGACAGTGTTGAACTAGGGGAAGACCCCCTTGTTCGTTCTGCGGCTACCCTGGTGAAGAACATCTCCTACAAGTACAAAGAGGAATTGTCCGCACATCTCATTGTCGCTGGTTGGGACCTGAGAGGAGGGGGACAGGTCAGGGAGAAATCTGCTTGCCATCATTCTGTTGACTCTCACTGTTCTATCTTTGGTCTACTGTATCTTTTACCTTTGTTCTAGCCTTTTTACATTGGCACAATTTTACCTACATAGTACCACGACTAACTGTAGTACAACAGCAGATAACCCAGTACGAAGAATCGTAGTCTAATTTATAAGTATCAGCCATGCaggttaagtataagtataagtatatacagtatactcttttgatcccgtgaaggaaatttggtctctgcatttatcccaatccatgaattagtgaaacacactcagcacacagtgaacacacagtgaggtgaagcacacactaatcccggcgcagtgagctgcctgcaacaacagcggcgctcggggagcagtgaggggttaggtgccttgctcaagggcacttcagccgtgcctactggtcggggttcgaaccggcaaccctaaGCAACTTACAATTTAAGGACAACAAGCAAGCTtcagttagcctagaaatctagacgcacgctagcggcagcaaatttaatttgcgagctggaaaaattaaacttcgatagggccaatcacatcgtgtatagagtcgttacgtgggcttaacataatgattgatggcagaatTGAAACGGTTCggtgtgaattccctgctacttgaaaacaaagaagatggatgttgctgttgacgaacagcgtgacacgagttaagctttttttaagttggcaaaagtttgaactagccaactccGCTGGAgggaaaacacatgggactcatgagttgtagcgtagtcgtgcagagggaatttggaagacaaccgattatcccgcccctcagactgagcactgcaaacggtgagtccccagacaatacattttaatgtgggtctggctcgtcagtcccgagtccgagtcatgagctaaatttagagactcgtgacttgacttggaattGAGCTCTGAATAATTCGAACTTGGACTCGGACTCGTACATTCAGACCATGCAGACTCGGAAATTGAGACGAGGActcaacttttttttgtaatgttatTAGGCTATAATTGTAATATGTCATCAAAATATTATTTGGTATAGGATTTTAATATCTAACTTATTTTTAGTATTAATATTAGTGCAATGGAGTGTTACTGCTTCATGTCATACATCACACGTCACGTCATGTTCCTACAATAACGGATGTTAACTTTAATGGCACCAAATGCCTGGAGACATTTGCATTTAATAGTGACacgactcggacttgactcggatAAGTAGTGGACTCGACCcggacttgacttggaatttATTATAATGACTTAAACTTGACTCAGACTTGAATACTGGAGACTCGAactcgaggcatagtgacttgactacaacactggtGTGCAGTGATCTTTCACTTTTTCGAACCTCTTTGAGATTATTCATCACTTGCCTCCCTGCCTCAGCCCTTCAGGTTCTTTATGCAGAATTCCCGTTGGTGACAAATATACAAATGCAGATTATTTAAAGCAGCCCTAAAGTAGAATTGTTTTTAAGGTCCCCCAAGTGCTGTTGTCTGTTACCATTGTGATAAATGTGCATCTCTGTAGCAAACTATAAACATAACTGGGATACAATATAGAGGCAATGCATGGACAGCAGTCTGTTGAAAGAGAGCTTTGAATTCCTGTAAGTATAGCATAGCAGCTCTtttccatttcaatttttgCGGGAGATTGGAATGCTGCCACTCAATTAGTCTTTTTGCCACTCAATGATGGTGACCATGGTAACTTATGCTGTGAAGTGTGAACCCAGAGCCTATTAGATAGGCTCTCTCTAGGGCTCTGAGTGAACCTTATATCAGAAACAGTGGCATCGGTGTTCGAGCTGCAGGCAGACAGGCTCGGTGCCAGTAGGGACCTGGGTAGGGGTCAGGCCTTGGTTCATTTCCTGAGCAcggtctccatctctctcccttgctcatGTCCTATCATCTTGTTACTATCCTGTCGGGTAGGGGCTAAAAAGTCTCTTCTTGAGGTGAAATGAAACTTTATTCATCTTGCAATCACATCTCCCCTGAGCATTCTCAGTGTTCACACAGAAAATGGCTAGTGGCTTAGGAATACTACACCTCTCTCATGTTTCCCCTGTTGACATTTCTCTTGATACAGGTGTATGTGACATTGAATGGCCTCTTGTCTAGGCAGCCCTTTGCTGTGGGTGGCTCTGGTAGCTCATACATCTATGGGTTCGTGGACGCCGAGTATCGTAAGGGCATGAGCCGGAGAGAGAGTCAAGAATTTGTTGTGAATGGTAAGGTTTTACAAACTAGTCGATCAGGCaatacagtttttgcccattggtTACACTCTAAAAAGGAATGCTTAGACCAAAACCTCAAAACCTAAACTTACCTTACTGTAACTACCTTAAACAAAGTGTAACCATACCTTCAACACAATTTCTGTTTTGCACTTTGTTTGTAATTCTGCAACACACTAATTGCGAAACACTACACACTGTTTCTTACATTAGACACTTTATTAAAAAATTAAATCTCTTGTAATCATTGGGGAAACACTtctattcaaaatgcaaaacacatCTGGTAATTGGAAATACCCATACACATACCTGAAAACACTTACAGAAAACTGAACACCAGTCAATTTCAGAACACCAGTCAATTATAATACAGATACAGTAGTAAAGATTGCCATGTTTCATATAAAGCACATCAGTGGGTTGTTCTTGACTTGAAAGAGTAATTCAaatggtgtatgtgtggatCGTTTTGTTGCaagaattttgaaaaaggaTTGTCTGGTGTTGATTGCTATATCACTTTGACATAGATGTGAGTTGTTTATCTCCAAGTAATGTCATATGTGgcttgtgtgtagagttttgtaCAATGAGGTGGGTGCTAACCAGAAGTCAACTAATCATGAAGAAAATGGTTAAAGGCTAAATTGGATAGAAATTAACGTTTATGTGGATTTGTGCTTGTTGAATGTGATTTATTGAGCCTgtgccatttctctctctctctctcggttccTCTTTCTTGGCAGCTCTGACACTGGCGATGAGTCGGGATGGTTCCAGTGGTGGTGTGGCTTATCTTGTCACCATTGATGAAGCAGGCGCGGAGGAGAAATGCATTCTTGGCAATGACTTACCAAAGTTCTTTGATCAGTAATTGTACAATGTGGAACTTTAACAGTTTGCTAATAATACCCTATGATGCCTGGCTAGAGATTTTGTATTCAATAAACATATAGCCTACTTAAGTGGTCAAGTATGGAATACATCTATAAACTGACAACAACACAATGTGAGACAACAGCTCCTTTGACTCAGCTGTTGCCAGGCAGAATTGACTAAGACAGGTTTAGGCACAATGCTTGTTCAGTGAGGAGAACTTCTATCCACTTCTGCTTTTTGTCCACACTCTACATGATGGAAGGCTTATTTTGGTGAAAACAGTAATTCCCGTTCCTCGCCCACAGTTCTGTGTTTTACAGTCAGTCAGATGTCGAAAGAAATGAATAAGCAGCTGTCTCTGCCGACGGATGCTGATCAGTGCAAGTTGCAGTGTCCCTGTAGTTTAATTGCTAAGGTGAAAACCTCGGCACGTGAGCGTAGCCTAGGTTAGATTAGAAAAAGCAGCTAAAATATGATCTAAATAAATGAAACCTGCCCTGATACAGCTAGGCTATTTTAATGTTAGCTCATTCGAACATTCAAATTATAAGTGGCACTATGGATATTAGCCTATTAAGAGAGACCACAATAAATTAGATTTAATCTGTGTAGGCACTGTATTTTTTCCattcaataggcctacgtttattTAGTTTGACTGAGCCTAATTTTCTAGGGTGGATAGTCAGCGTGGTGATTGTATTAAACAATTTCGGTTTCGTTTTCAAACCAAGAGAACAAGGAAACTTACATTGACAACTTAGTCTAGCGTCGTTGTCAGAATGGCTCTTCTCGACGTCTGTGGAATATCAGATTGGGTGAAAGAGGACGATTTCAAGACAGCGTCTGTCGATAAAGTTAACCACTTCAGTTTTGCTGCTCGGACACCTGAGTTTGCAGTTCCAATAGGTGTGG
This genomic interval carries:
- the psmb9a gene encoding proteasome subunit beta type-9, with product MLEESGPSWLSEEVKTGTTIIGVEFDGGIVLGSDSRVSAGASVVNRVMNKLSLLHDKIYCALSGSAADAQTIAEIVNYQLDVHSVELGEDPLVRSAATLVKNISYKYKEELSAHLIVAGWDLRGGGQVYVTLNGLLSRQPFAVGGSGSSYIYGFVDAEYRKGMSRRESQEFVVNALTLAMSRDGSSGGVAYLVTIDEAGAEEKCILGNDLPKFFDQ